From a single Arachis hypogaea cultivar Tifrunner chromosome 3, arahy.Tifrunner.gnm2.J5K5, whole genome shotgun sequence genomic region:
- the LOC112789497 gene encoding MICOS complex subunit MIC10 yields the protein MGKGEELDAKWEACLDLSLRRVVYSSLAGAFGGLLFFRSPTTRWASVAFGAGVGIGSAYTECSSLFAGSATKIAPPQVHDTPIQNVPDTE from the exons atgggaaAGGGAGAAGAGCTAGATGCGAAATGGGAGGCGTGCCTTGATCTCTCCCTTCGGCGCGTCGTGTATTCGTCCCTCGCCGGTGCATTTGGCGGTCTCCTCTTCTTCA GGAGTCCTACAACTCGCTGGGCCTCAGTTGCGTTTGGTGCCGGAGTTGGAATTGGGTCTGCTTACACAGAATGTTCTTCGCTGTTTGCTGGATCGGCAACCAAGATAGCACCACCCCAGGTCCATGACACTCCCATTCAG AATGTGCCGGACACGGAGTAG
- the LOC112789496 gene encoding uncharacterized protein — MATTALRWQPLLPPNTNLQRRHRQMVTFKVEAFRRSDMDSFAKRMASGEAWKDAWRGANDGMERFIFEAKKTAERLDRRYALSNRLSSVARAAADRAREIDRDFEISLRWRNFTMDFRRNWPQYRVQLNKFLDSPVGKGVVTTFFIWFALSGWLFRILIIATWVLPFAGPLLIGTLANNLAIQGNCPACKMQFVGLKSQIIRCTSCGNIVWQPKGDFSSRDGKRTSASKSDPEIIDVDFEEK, encoded by the exons ATGGCCACCACAGCTCTGCGGTGGCAACCTCTGCTACCGCCCAACACGAACCTGCAGCGCCGCCATCGCCAAATGGTAACCTTCAAAGTCGAAGCCTTTCGCCGGAGCGACATGGACAGCTTCGCGAAGCGTATGGCTTCCGGGGAAGCATGGAAGGACGCGTGGCGAGGCGCCAACGACGGCATGGAGCGCTTCATCTTCGAAGCGAAGAAAACCGCTGAGCGCCTCGACCGCCGCTACGCCCTCTCCAACCGCCTCTCCTCGGTGGCCAGGGCTGCCGCTGACCGAGCACGTGAGATTGATCGCGACTTCGAGATTAGCCTCCGATGGCGCAACTTCACCATGGATTTCAGAAGAAATTGGCCTCAG TACAGGGTGCAGCTCAATAAATTTCTGGATAGTCCAGTGGGAAAGGGCGTCGTG ACAACTTTCTTCATCTGGTTTGCATTGTCTGGTTGGCTTTTTCGAATCTTGATTATTGCAACATGGGTACTTCCATTTGCTGGTCCTCTTCTCATAGGGACATTGGCTAACAATTTAGCTATTCAG GGAAATTGTCCAGCTTGTAAGATGCAATTTGTTGGTCTTAAGAGCCAAATAATTCGATGTACAAGCTGTGGCAACATTGTGTGGCAACCTAAAGGGGATTTCTCTTCAAGAGATGGTAAAAGAACCTCTGCATCTAAGTCAGACCCTGAGATTATTGATGTTGATTTTGAGGAGAAATGA
- the LOC112789494 gene encoding chloroplast envelope quinone oxidoreductase homolog — protein sequence MSSLTSLSEKATKLMRALQYDSYGGGAAGLKHVEVPVPTPKSGEVLLKLEATSINPVDWKIQKGILRPLFLPRKFPHIPCTDVAGEVVEVGPQVKDFKVGDKVIAKLGHDYGGGLAEYAVASESLTAIRPAEVSAAEAAALPIAGLTARDALTEIAGVKLDGSGQQKNILVTAASGGVGHYAVQLAKLGNTHVTATCGARNIEFVKGLGADEVLDYKTPEGAALKSPSGKKYDAVIHCTTGIPWSTFSPNLTESGKVIDLTPSASSLWTFAVKKITFSKKQLVPFFVTIKREGLEHMVQLVKDGKIKTVIDSRFPLSKAEDAWAKSIDGHATGKIIVET from the exons ATGTCGTCGTTGACATCCCTCTCCGAGAAGGCCACCAAGCTTATGCGAGCTCTCCAGTACGATTCCTACGGCGGCGGTGCCGCCGGTTTGAAG CATGTTGAAGTTCCGGTTCCTACTCCGAAGAGCGGTGAGGTTTTACTGAAACTGGAAGCAACTAGCATTAACCCTGTTGATTGGAAGATTCAAAAGGGCATACTTCGCCCTCTTTTCTTACCGAGAAAGTTTCCCCACATACCCT GTACTGATGTTGCAGGAGAGGTTGTAGAGGTTGGACCACAAGTTAAAGATTTTAAAGTTGGAGACAAAGTCATTGCTAAACTCGGTCATGAT TATGGAGGTGGATTAGCAGAGTATGCCGTTGCTAGTGAGAGCTTAACTGCTATCAGACCAGCAGAAGTCTCGGCTGCTGAAGCAGCAGCTCTACCTATTGCCGGTCTCACTGCTCGTGATGCCCTCACTGAAATTGCAGGAGTCAAGCTTGATGGGTCTGGCCAGCAAAAGAACATATTGGTAACTGCTGCTTCGGGTGGTGTAGGTCATTATGCTGTTCAACTAGCAAAACTAGGGAACACACATGTGACAGCCACTTGTGGGGCTCGCAACATCGAGTTTGTTAAGGGCTTAGGAGCTGATGAGGTTCTTGACTACAAGACGCCAGAGGGGGCAGCTCTAAAGAGTCCATCAGGCAAGAAATATGATGCTGTGATACATTGTACAACCGGAATACCATGGTCAACTTTCAGTCCTAATTTGACTGAAAgtgggaaggtaatcgatttgaCACCTAGCGCGAGTTCTTTGTGGACATTTGCTGTGAAGAAAATTACCTTTTCCAAGAAGCAGCTGGTGCCATTCTTCGTTACTATCAAGCGGGAGGGCCTGGAGCATATGGTTCAGTTAGTGAAGGATGGGAAAATCAAGACTGTTATTGACTCTAGGTTTCCTTTGAGCAAAGCTGAAGATGCTTGGGCTAAGAGCATTGATGGCCATGCTACTGGAAAAATCATTGTGGAGACATAA
- the LOC112789495 gene encoding GCN5-related N-acetyltransferase 10, chloroplastic, protein MAYLLACNPTTSHKLFCSEIFLDSRVVSRNACCSSVRRSSGGFVLQCTTTSSTSQLSRADQNLSLQQQIENAGEKLKQQLEYLVCEYEWKVRRLVENKDETKKAALIQAEAFHEPVALFNDLFFQFFKAEVLSGLMYKLNNSPPNRYACLVAEAATEDADSQKQLVGVIDVTVLRDRDVLQHLPAEAQEYLYISGIAVSKTFRRRKIATALLKACDKLSILWGHEFLALRAYEEDLGARKLYTNAGYHVVSRDPPWTSNWIGRKCRVLMIKRTS, encoded by the exons ATGGCTTATTTACTGGCATGCAACCCCACCACTTCACACAAGCTTTTCTGCTCAGAAATCTTTCTTGATTCCAGAGTAGTTTCTAGAAATGCGTGTTGCAGTAGTGTGAGAAGGAGTAGCGGCGGCTTTGTGTTGCAATGCACCACCACAAGTAGTACTTCTCAGTTATCTCGTGCAGATCAGAATTTGAGTCTGCAGCAGCAGATTGAGAACGCTGGTGAGAAGCTTAAGCAGCAACTCGAGTATTTGGTGTGTGAATATGAATGGAAGGTAAGGAGGCTTGTTGAGAATAAAGATGAGACAAAGAAAGCCGCTCTAATTCAGGCAGAAGCGTTCCATGAGCCTGTGGCTCTTTTTAATGACTTGTTCTTTCAATTCTTTAAG GCGGAAGTGCTTTCTGGGCTCATGTACAAGCTTAATAACTCACCTCCCAATAG GTATGCTTGTTTGGTGGCTGAGGCAGCCACAGAAGATGCAGATTCACAAAAACAACTTGTAGGGGTCATAGATGTCACTGTCTTAAGAGACCGAGATGTGCTTCAACATCTTCCTGCTGAAGCACAAGAGTACCTTTACATATCAGGAATAGCAGTCTCCAAAACATTCAG GAGGAGGAAAATAGCTACTGCATTGTTGAAAGCGTGTGATAAGCTTTCCATTCTGTGGGGTCATGAGTTTCTTGCACTTCGGGCTTATGAAGAAGATCTTGGTGCACGCAAATTGTACACAAATGCAGGATACCATGTTGTGTCTAGAGATCCACCATGGACAAGTAATTGGATTGGACGAAAATGTCGTGTTCTTATGATTAAAAGAACTAGTTAG